A region of Chelonoidis abingdonii isolate Lonesome George chromosome 8, CheloAbing_2.0, whole genome shotgun sequence DNA encodes the following proteins:
- the LOC116834693 gene encoding SH3 domain-binding glutamic acid-rich-like protein 3, with protein MGTIRVYYTSVTGSRQVKQKQAEVTRILDINKTKYELIDVSISEHLLQEMRAKAGNPNAVPPQIFNGDDYCGDFEMLYEATENEEVWKFLKMASIDKPAREEIAV; from the exons ATGGGCACCATTAGGGTCTATTACACCAGCGTCACCGGATCCAGGCAG GTGAAGCAGAAACAGGCAGAAGTTACTCGAATTTTGGACATTAACAAAACAAAGTATGAGTTAATAGATGTATCCATCAGTGAACATCTGCTTCAAGAGATGAGGGCAAAGGCTGGTAATCCTAATGCAGTACCTCCTCAGATATTCAATGGTGATGACTACTGTgga GACTTTGAGATGTTATATgaagcaactgaaaatgaagaAGTTTGGAAGTTTCTGAAGATGGCATCAATAGACAAGCCTGCAAGAGAGGAAATTGCTGTCTAA